Within Actinomycetota bacterium, the genomic segment CTCCCTCGGCGGTCTCGGCGAGCAGCTCCGCGATCCGCCCCATCTCGGTGGATTGGCCGGTGCTGGTGACGACCGCGCGGCCGCGCCCCACGGCGACCGACGTGCCTGCGAACACCATGTTGCGCCTATCGCCGAGTGCGGCGTGCTCGTCGGCCAGCGCGACGCAGTCCTTGCGCACGGGTGCGCTCTCGCCGGTGAGGGCGCTTTCCACGACACGCAAGGCGGCCGCTTCGAGGAGCCGCGCGTCAGCGGGGATGCGGTCGCCTGCTTCAAGCAACACGATGTCGCCCGACACGAGCGTCTCGGCGGCGACCTCGGTCTCAACGCCGTCACGTACCACCGTGGCCGTGGGCGCCGAGAGCTCCTTCAGCGCTTCCAGCGACTGCTCGGCGCGATACTCCTGCACGAAGCCGAGCACGCCGTTGAGCAGCAGGATCGCCAAGATGGCGATGGCCTCCGGCACCTGACCTTCGATCGCCGAGATGATCACGGCGACCACGAGCACGTAGATCATGAAGTCTTGGAACTGCGACACGAAGATCCGCCACGGCGGGGTCTTCGCCTGCTCCTTGAGCCGGTTGGGGCCGTCGGCGGCGAGCCGAGCGGCGGCCTCCTCGGCAGTCAGCCCCCGCGCAGGATCGCTACTGAGAAGCTCGGCGACCTTCTCGGCGGGCAGAGAGTGGAAGGCGGGTGAGCGGTCGTCGGTCACGAGTGGCCCCCTTGGCGCAGCGTGCACGGCACTGGCATGCGTTGAGAGT encodes:
- a CDS encoding ATPase; the encoded protein is MTDDRSPAFHSLPAEKVAELLSSDPARGLTAEEAAARLAADGPNRLKEQAKTPPWRIFVSQFQDFMIYVLVVAVIISAIEGQVPEAIAILAILLLNGVLGFVQEYRAEQSLEALKELSAPTATVVRDGVETEVAAETLVSGDIVLLEAGDRIPADARLLEAAALRVVESALTGESAPVRKDCVALADEHAALGDRRNMVFAGTSVAVGRGRAVVTSTGQSTEMGRIAELLAETAEG